From Aspergillus fumigatus Af293 chromosome 5, whole genome shotgun sequence, a single genomic window includes:
- a CDS encoding putative ABC transporter codes for MLNLFLRQIWTLTVKNLLLVFVRPAVTTTLRALVLPVIFVAFISYAKNLFIPPSEYGIGSPTPLSSLGAALGAVSGNRDKLVFVHNGLTGGDVEQVIHRVADPAKASAKQVHILSSEDELRELCRTSLRGVSSCIAAAIFYSSPTEGPNEYWNYSIRTDGSLGVGIKVNRNDNDQEIYLLPFQHSIDWAIAQVNSTNNGNALPSHVEEYPFTSLSQEERKEQIRTRYMGAIIDIIAVAIFIEIVGVTYQLTGLIAMERELGMSQLIDCMLPNTSHWQSQAARFIAAHLALDIVYCPAWIISGAILKFGVYGKTSAGIVIIYNILAGLALSSFSIFGASFFRKAQLSGITVVILCLILGVIAQLAPASTNGAVVILSLLFPPMNFVYFFVLMARWERQGLATDLVRAAPENPWTVPGIALWILLIVQIIVYPLLAAVVERDLYGTKSKSRRTVTSGGSIAVRLNEFTKEYQPSWFYRKVAPWFGSSRQSVRAVNDLSMDVRKGEIVVLLGANGSGKSTTLDAISGLTTITSGSIDVDYGDSGGRFGLCPQKNVLWDKLTVKEHIKIFNRLKSTGEVDSIEQLLKLLNDCDLAQKVSSLTKTLSGGQKRKVQLAMMLTGGSSICAVDEVSSGIDPIARAKIWDILLAERGSRTILLTTHFLDEADLLADHITILSKGSLKAQGSSVELKDRLGSGYRIHVLNVPGSEKVAGLQFDSIEKEVHFDDTVYSAKDSTEASRLMSVLEEKGVTEYRVSGPTIEDVFLSVAEELDSDRLREEPNIALKGTDYAEKNPGSSDSEGLRLLTGKRISMFLQSWYLFRKRVTILRRNPIPYLAALLIPVVAAGLVTLFLKGATKAGCSGDSAYRASGFESLASLENFEFVVGPRDRLSISALESFIGSLSGLIRSTRNTSLNLDSRFHLVNSLTEFEDYISHNYTNITPGGFYLGDANSAPTFAWKGDNSHFPLSAITQNALDNFLTNVPISFHFQFFDIPWQSDSGKALQLIVYFGLAMSVYPALFALYPTVERLKNVRALHFSNGVRGASLWLAYLTFDFCIVVASSVLAIVIFRAASDVWYHAEYLFVVFFLYGLCTTILSYVVSLVSKSQLAAFAIAAGGQCVLFLIYFIAYMSVLTYAPTQKVDEYLEITHFTIGLIAPSGNLLRAMFTSLNTFSILCRGREIASYPGEITLYGGPILYLICQSFFLFGLLLWIDGGPVLSMMRRKVKQDHVEEKNTVDGDVAAELARVEGSTDGLRVLHLTKKFKKSVAVDDVTFGVPKSQVFALLGPNGAGKTTTISLIRGDMVPSNNGGNIFVNNISVLRNRAAARSHLGVCPQFDAMDQMTVIEHLEFYARIRGVTDVKHNVTEVMRAVGLLPFQHRMATKLSGGNKRKLSLGIALMGNPLVLLLDEPSSGMDAASKRVMWKTLASVVPGRSIVLTTHSMEEADALATRAGIMAKRMLALGTTDDLRKRYGNKYHVHLVHSQAPHTTDETMERIRDWVQKNFPGAVIEQKTYHGQIRFSIPATAASSSPKAEITEYAAGPIAEEEELGPGPRYQSVNKSIVSSIFSKLEQSKTDLGVQYYSVSQTTLDQVFLAIVGQHNIREENAG; via the exons ATGTTGAATCTCTTCCTTAGGCAGATTTGGACGCTGACAGTCAAGAATCTGCTCCTCGTCTTTGTGCGCCCAGCAGTTACAACAACCCTCAGGGCCCTGGTATTGCCAGTGATTTTCGTTGCTTTCAT ATCCTACGCAAAGAACCTTTTCATCCCTCCGTCAGAGTATGGTATTGGCAGTCCCACTCCCCTCAGTTCGCTAGGAGCTGCGCTCGGTGCCGTCTCAGGGAATAGAGACAAGTTGGTATTCGTCCACAATGGCCTGACTGGCGGCGATGTTGAGCAAGTCATCCACCGAGTTGCGGATCCTGCAAAGGCCAGCGCAAAACAAGTACATATTCTTTCGTCGGAGGATGAGCTGCGAGAGTTGTGTCGAACATCGCTTCGTGGAGTGTCATCATGCATAGCTGCAGCTATCTTTTACTCTTCTCCCACGGAAGGGCCAAACGAATACTGGAATTACTCAATTCGCACGGATGGTTCGCTAGGTGTTGGGATCAAAGTCAACCGAAATGACAATGATCAGGAGATCTACCTCCTTCCATTCCAGCATTCGATTGACTGGGCGATAGCGCAGGTCAACTCAACCAACAACGGTAACGCGCTACCGAGTCAC GTTGAGGAATACCCGTTCACGTCCCTTTCCCAAGAGGAACGAAAGGAACAGATCCGAACCCGCTACATGGGCGCCATCATTGACATCATTGCTGTGGCTATCTTCATTGAAATTGTGGGTGTCACGTACCAGCTTACTGGGCTTATAGCGATGGAAAGAGAGCTCGGAATGAGCCAGTTGATTGATTGCATGTTGCCCAACACCTCTCACTGGCAATCACAAGCTGCTCGGTTCATTGCAGCACACCTGGCTTTGGATATCGTGTATTGCCCAGCATGGATTATCTCCGGTGCAATCCTGAAATTTGGGGTGTACGGCAAGACCTCGGCTGGAATAGTCATAATCTACAATATCCTGGCCGGTCTCGCGTTGTCCTCCTTTTCCATATTCGGCGCCTCATTTTTCAGGAAGGCTCAGCTCAGCGGTATCACTGTCGTTATCCTTTGTTTGATTTTGGGAGTAATCGCGCAACTGGCACCTGCTTCGACAAACGGTGCTGTTGTCATTCTCAGTCTCCTATTTCCACCCATGAACTTTGTTTATTTCTTTGTTCTCATGGCTCGATGGGAGAGACAGGGTCTCGCTACGGACCTTGTGCGCGCAGCTCCGGAGAATCCGTGGACAGTTCCTGGTATAGCCCTCTGGATTTTACTGATTGTTCAAATCATCGTCTATCCTCTACTGGCCGCCGTAGTCGAGCGAGATCTTTATGGCACTAAGTCCAAGAGTCGAAGGACAGTGACCTCTGGCGGCTCGATCGCTGTGCGTTTGAATGAATTTACCAAAGAATATCAGCCGAGCTGGTTCTACCGAAAGGTAGCTCCATGGTTTGGAAGCAGCCGACAGAGTGTACGGGCCGTTAACGACCTCTCCATGGACGTCAGAAAAGGTGAAATTGTGGTCCTCCTCGGTGCAAACGGGTCGGGCAAATCTACCACACTGGATGCCATCTCCGGTCTAACGACAATCACCTCCGGGAGTATCGACGTAGACTACGGCGACTCCGGCGGACGGTTTGGTCTCTGCCCACAGAAGAACGTTCTCTGGGATAAGCTTACAGTGAAAGAGCATATAAAGATATTCAACAGGCTGAAGAGTACCGGAGAAGTGGACAGTATTGAGCAACTTCTCAAATTGCTAAACGACTGTGACTTAGCTCAGAAAGTGAGCTCGCTCACGAAGACGCTCTCAGGGGGCCAGAAACGAAAAGTTCAATTGGCCATGATGCTTACCGGCGGCTCATCGATTTGCGCTGTCGATGAAGTCTCATCTGGAATTGATCCAATTGCACGCGCCAAAATATGGGACATCCTTCTTGCAGAGAGAGGATCACGGACAATTCTTTTGACTACTCATTTTCTAGATGAAGCAGACCTTCTCGCCGATCACATCACAATCCTATCCAAGGGTTCGCTCAAAGCACAGGGCTCGAGCGTTGAGCTAAAGGATAGATTGGGTTCGGGTTACCGAATTCATGTGCTCAACGTTCCTGGCTCAGAGAAGGTAGCCGGTCTGCAGTTCGACAGTATTGAAAAAGAGGTCCATTTTGATGATACCGTCTACTCCGCGAAAGATTCTACGGAAGCTTCTCGTCTGATGTCAGTGTTGGAAGAAAAGGGTGTCACAGAATATCGTGTCAGCGGGCCGACGATCGAAGATGTTTTTCTCTCAGTTGCAGAAGAGTTAGACTCGGACAGACTACGAGAAGAGCCTAACATCGCACTGAAGGGGACGGATTACGCTGAAAAGAATCCTGGAAGCAGTGACAGCGAGGGGCTTCGGCTATTGACTGGAAAACGCATTAGCATGTTCCTTCAGTCGTGGTATTTGTTTCGCAAGAGGGTCACAATATTGCGCCGCAACCCTATCCCATACTTGGCCGCTTTGCTCATCCCAGTCGTTGCGGCCGGACTTGTTACTCTTTTCCTGAAGGGTGCTACGAAGGCAGGTTGTTCCGGTGATAGCGCGTATCGTGCATCTGGCTTTGAGTCACTGGCGTCTCTGGAAAACTTCGAATTTGTGGTTGGTCCTCGAGACAGGCTGTCTATCTCCGCTCTTGAGAGCTTCATTGGCTCCCTATCTGGTTTGATACGGTCGACTCGGAATACGTCTTTGAATCTCGACTCTCGATTTCACCTAGTAAACAGTCTCACGGAGTTTGAAGATTATATATCTCACAACTATACCAACATAACCCCTGGCGGTTTCTACCTGGGAGACGCAAATTCTGCGCCTACATTCGCGTGGAAGGGAGACAACAGTCACTTCCCGTTATCCGCTATCACTCAGAATGCCCTGGATAACTTTCTGACCAACGTGCCCATCTCTTTCCACTTCCAGTTTTTCGACATTCCATGGCAGTCAGATTCTGGGAAGGCACTCCAGCTGATTGTCTATTTTGGACTTGCTATGTCGGTATACCCTGCTTTGTTTGCTCTCTATCCCACCGTTGAGCGCTTGAAGAATGTCCGAGCGCTGCATTTCAGTAACGGGGTGAGAGGCGCCTCGCTCTGGCTAGCATACCTGACGTTCGACTTCTGTATCGTCGTCGCATCTAGCGTCCTTGCAATAGTCATATTCAGGGCCGCGTCGGATGTATGGTACCATGCCGAATATCTCTTCGTCGTTTTCTTCCTCTACGGGTTGTGCACAACCATACTATCATATGTGGTTTCCCTCGTCTCGAAGTCTCAGCTTGCAGCTTTCGCAATTGCAGCTGGCGGACAGTGCgtcttgttcttgatttACTTCATCGCCTACATGTCGGTATTGACATACGCACCTACCCAGAAAGTGGATGAGTACCTTGAGATTACGCACTTTACCATCGGACTCATTGCGCCATCCGGAAATCTTCTTCGAGCAATGTTCACTTCCCTGAATACGTTCTCCATCCTatgtcgaggacgagagaTCGCCTCATACCCGGGTGAGATCACTCTCTACGGAGGCCCAATCCTCTATCTGATCTGTCAATCCTTTTTCCTGTTTGGATTGCTGCTTTGGATTGATGGAGGGCCTGTGCTTTCCatgatgaggaggaaagtCAAGCAGGACCAcgtggaagagaagaacacTGTCGATGGAGATGTTGCCGCTGAATTAGCACGAGTGGAAGGGTCAACCGACGGACTACGGGTTCTGCACCtgacgaagaaattcaagaagtCTGTCGCGGTTGATGACGTGACATTCGGGGTACCGAAATCTCAAGTTTTTGCTCTCTTAGGGCCAAATGGAGCAGGGAAAACCACCACAATCTCTCTCATCCGCGGTGATATGGTACCTTCCAACAATGGAGGAAATATTTTCGTGAACAATATTTCGGTTCTGAGGAACCGTGCAGCAGCACGCTCCCACCTTGGGGTCTGTCCACAGTTTGATGCAATGGATCAAATGACCGTCATCGAGCATCTCGAGTTCTATGCCCGCATCCGTGGTGTGACCGATGTGAAGCACAATGTCACGGAAGTAATGCGTGCTGTgggccttcttcccttccagcACCGCATGGCAACAAAACTCTCAGGAGGTAATAAACGCAAGCTTTCTCTCGGTATTGCTCTAATGGGCAACCCTCTCGTCTTGCTGCTGGATGAACCTAGCTCCGGCATGGACGCAGCCTCGAAGCGTGTGATGTGGAAGACGTTGGCTTCTGTAGTCCCTGGACGCTCCATTGTGCTGACGACCCACTCCATGGAGGAGGCAGATGCACTGGCAACTCGGGCAGGAATCATGGCCAAGCGTATGCTGGCGCTGGGGACAACTGATGACCTGCGGAAGAGATATGGTAACAAATATCATGTCCATCTAGTCCATTCACAGGCACCGCACACTACGGACGAAACTATGGAACGCATCCGGGATTGGGTGCAAAAGAACTTTCCTGGTGCCGTGATAGAGCAGAAGACCTATCATGGGCAGATAAGGTTCAGTATTCCTGCAACAGcggcatcttcatctccaaaGGCGGAAATCACTGAATATGCTGCGGGTCCTattgccgaggaagaagagctcgGACCCGGACCCAGATATCAATCCGTCAACAAGAGCATCGTCAGCTCCATATTCTCGAAATTGGAGCAGAGCAAGACTGATCTAGGCGTCCAGTATTACTCTGTCAGCCAAACTACATTGGACCAAGTCTTCCTCGCCATTGTTGGACAGCATAATATCCGGGAGGAGAATGCTGGATAG
- a CDS encoding mitochondrial 54S ribosomal protein bL19m, whose amino-acid sequence MATFSPILRQLGCSRTFTKADGLLRPQFSRSISTAYSPKPEPAPLPSKLPKSFLSQIPARLQPNAGRKKLKIYPPPPSPRAKCKDPIAALTESQLAALDPTGERRALFDYRRNPRSVKVGDILRVTFKNGDPFSGVCLSIRLRGIDTSFLLRNELTRVGVEMAVKVFSPNVESVEIVQRTEKRKRRARLYYMRKPKHDMGSVENIVSNYLRQKSVLTGQRSAGARRQKR is encoded by the exons ATGGCGACCTTTTCACCCATATTGAGGCAGCTGGGCTGCTCGAGGACTTTTACGAAGGCAGATGGATTGCTGCGACCCCAGTTCAGCCGTTCCATTAGCACCGCATATTCCCCGAAGCCAGAGCCTGCACCTCTCCCTTCCAAACTCCCCAAGTCATTTCTTTCACAAATACCTGCTCGGTTGCAACCCAATGCTG GacgcaagaagctcaagatctACCCACCACCCCCGTCACCTCGAGCAAAATGCAAAGACCCTATCGCAGCATTGACAGAGTCTCAACTAGCCGCTCTTGACCCCACAGGCGAGCGTAGGGCTCTGTTTGACTACCGCCGAAACCCCCGAAGCGTGAAAGTGGGCGACATTCTGCGTGTGACATTTAAGAACGGAGACCCATTCTCGGGTGTGTGTCTTAGCATCCGTTTGCGGGGCATTGAtacttctttccttctccgaAATGAGCTCACGAGGGTTGGTGTGGAGATGGCCGTGAAGGTCTTCAGTCCAAATGTCGAGAGTGTGGAAATTGTACAGaggacggagaagaggaagagaagagcaagactGTACTACATGAG GAAGCCCAAGCACGATATGGGAAGCGTCGAGAACATTGTGTCGAACTACCTGCGGCAGAAGTCGGTCCTTACTGGTCAGCGTTCAGCCGGTGCACGGAGACAGAAACGGTGA